A section of the Clostridium sp. TW13 genome encodes:
- a CDS encoding ABC transporter permease, whose translation MKKYLGNKIRTKLIFTAVWVFIWYCVAEGIDNEILLPSPLNVVNCVMQIVTTNEFVNVLFSSLERVVLSFIVSLVLSIIIAAVSSRYNIFNDFLSPIILILKSIPTMAFVIIILIWLDKNSAPFLIGVMISFPIFYDTTLNAIKSVNKDLINMADIYEVGAVKKIIYIYIPSVSFAIQGILSSTLSLILKVVVAGEIYGQPKYGIGASLQLEKMYLNTAGIFAWIVIIALISIVFTFLSNIVERIVYRWKRE comes from the coding sequence ATGAAAAAATATTTGGGGAATAAAATAAGAACAAAATTGATTTTCACGGCTGTTTGGGTTTTCATATGGTACTGTGTAGCAGAAGGAATAGATAATGAAATACTTCTGCCATCACCTCTAAATGTAGTCAATTGTGTTATGCAAATTGTAACAACAAACGAATTTGTTAATGTTTTATTTAGTTCTCTTGAAAGAGTAGTATTAAGCTTTATAGTATCTTTAGTTTTGTCAATTATAATAGCAGCAGTGTCCTCTAGGTATAATATCTTTAACGATTTTCTATCACCAATTATATTAATATTAAAATCAATTCCTACTATGGCATTTGTAATAATTATTTTGATTTGGTTAGATAAAAATAGTGCACCTTTTTTAATAGGAGTGATGATATCTTTTCCTATATTTTATGATACAACTCTTAATGCCATAAAAAGTGTAAACAAAGATCTTATAAACATGGCAGATATTTATGAAGTTGGAGCAGTTAAAAAAATAATATATATATATATACCATCAGTCAGCTTTGCAATACAAGGAATATTAAGTTCAACTTTATCATTAATTTTAAAAGTAGTAGTTGCAGGAGAAATATATGGACAACCTAAGTATGGAATAGGAGCATCATTACAGTTGGAAAAGATGTATCTGAATACTGCTGGAATATTTGCTTGGATAGTTATCATTGCTTTAATAAGCATAGTGTTTACGTTTCTTAGTAATATCGTAGAAAGGATTGTCTATAGATGGAAGAGAGAATAA
- a CDS encoding ATP-binding cassette domain-containing protein translates to MEERIKIVGINKRYSQRELYNNFNIEVVKGKVTCILGKSGCGKTTLLNLICDKEEFKEDVSYIFQEDRLIPWLNVYKNIEFVIAKKYKKQQRKKIIEKHLNMLNIEKYANYYPEQLSGGIRQRVDIGRAFAYPCNILLMDEPFKSLDIKTRNDIITDFKELIAKEEKTVILVTHDVEEAISLGQYIYIIGDEPVRILNYYEVSNYKNDIGTLIKYISQDYNSI, encoded by the coding sequence ATGGAAGAGAGAATAAAAATAGTAGGTATAAATAAAAGATATTCACAACGTGAACTATACAATAATTTTAATATTGAAGTGGTCAAAGGGAAAGTTACTTGCATATTGGGTAAATCAGGTTGTGGAAAGACGACTTTGCTAAATTTGATTTGTGATAAAGAAGAGTTTAAGGAGGATGTTAGCTATATATTTCAAGAAGATAGACTGATCCCATGGCTTAATGTATATAAAAATATAGAATTTGTAATTGCAAAGAAATATAAAAAGCAACAGAGGAAAAAGATTATTGAAAAGCATCTTAATATGCTTAATATTGAAAAGTATGCTAATTATTATCCAGAACAACTAAGTGGGGGAATAAGGCAACGGGTAGATATTGGGAGAGCCTTTGCATATCCATGTAATATTCTTTTAATGGATGAACCCTTTAAATCTTTAGATATAAAAACAAGAAATGATATAATAACTGATTTTAAAGAACTGATTGCTAAGGAAGAGAAGACTGTTATATTAGTGACTCATGATGTTGAAGAGGCAATATCTTTAGGTCAGTATATATATATTATAGGGGATGAACCAGTAAGGATTTTAAACTACTATGAAGTTTCTAATTATAAAAACGACATAGGTACCTTAATAAAATATATTTCTCAAGATTATAATTCTATTTAG
- a CDS encoding ABC transporter substrate-binding protein codes for MNKKIIAVISSITILTTLLVGCAEDKITGKPEKNNEIKSVKLIVPDGLPSIALSKLIKDDKKIGSVNIESSIEKTTEALTSDILKGEPDIAVVPSNLAAQAYNKGIGYQIVGTVGWGSMFLVSSDPEIKTIDSVKGKEVCNIGRGLTPDIVFKGVLKNKGIDAEKDLNLSYVSAASELPPLLISGKTKIAVVPEPALSAIEVKKKDLRIISDLNEEWKTILSSQYGFPQSTLIVKERLLKTNKDFVDKFIKSVEQDVNWVTENKKETASISKELGITINNAIVPKALEKANIKFVNIKETKSVYKKYFEKLKEFEPKNIGGKVPDEKIFGE; via the coding sequence ATGAACAAGAAGATTATAGCAGTTATAAGTTCAATAACTATTTTGACTACATTATTAGTAGGATGTGCTGAGGATAAAATAACAGGGAAGCCAGAAAAAAATAATGAAATTAAGTCAGTAAAACTAATAGTTCCAGATGGCCTTCCATCGATAGCTTTATCAAAGTTAATTAAAGATGATAAGAAAATTGGCAGCGTTAATATAGAATCGTCTATTGAAAAGACAACAGAAGCCTTAACTAGTGATATATTAAAAGGGGAGCCAGATATAGCTGTAGTTCCATCTAATTTGGCAGCGCAAGCTTATAATAAAGGCATAGGCTATCAAATTGTTGGTACAGTAGGCTGGGGATCAATGTTTTTGGTATCCTCAGATCCAGAAATTAAAACTATAGATTCTGTTAAAGGTAAAGAAGTGTGTAATATAGGTAGAGGGCTTACTCCAGACATTGTTTTTAAAGGGGTGCTTAAGAATAAAGGGATAGATGCAGAGAAAGATTTGAATTTGTCTTATGTAAGTGCGGCTTCAGAATTACCACCTTTATTAATAAGTGGTAAGACTAAAATTGCAGTAGTTCCAGAGCCGGCATTATCAGCTATAGAAGTTAAGAAAAAGGATTTAAGGATTATTTCAGATTTAAATGAAGAATGGAAGACAATATTAAGTTCGCAGTATGGTTTTCCACAATCAACGTTGATTGTTAAGGAAAGATTGTTGAAAACTAATAAAGACTTTGTGGATAAGTTTATAAAATCAGTTGAGCAGGATGTAAACTGGGTGACTGAAAATAAAAAAGAAACTGCAAGTATTTCTAAGGAATTAGGAATAACAATAAATAATGCCATTGTTCCAAAAGCACTAGAAAAAGCAAATATCAAGTTTGTTAATATAAAAGAAACAAAAAGTGTTTATAAAAAGTATTTTGAAAAGCTAAAGGAATTTGAACCTAAAAACATAGGTGGAAAGGTACCAGATGAAAAAATATTTGGGGAATAA
- a CDS encoding glutamate-5-semialdehyde dehydrogenase, which yields MENLKSLGEKAKVASKEIGIMDTCKKNKAIEEIAKFVVQHKDFIIKANEIDIENARNNSMKETLIDRLLLTEDRINSMAKAVMEIVALDDPVGEVDAMWKRPNGLEIGQKRVPLGVIGIIYEARPNVTLDAAALCLKSGNAVILRGGSEAINSNKAIVDIIRDALEKSGLPKDSVQLIQDTSRETTKEMMKMNEYIDVLIPRGGAGLIKAVKENSSVPVIETGTGNCHAYVDDSADFEMALNIIINAKCSRPSVCNALESILINENIAEKFVPVLCEKLRVNKVEIRGCEKVKAICTDVVSASEEDWAKEYLDYIVSVKIVNSIDEAIQHIDKYSTGHSETIITNNYQNAQRFLNEVNSAVVYVNASTRFTDGGEMGFGAEIGISTQKLHARGPMGLKQLTTIKYIVYGNGQIR from the coding sequence ATGGAAAATTTAAAAAGTCTAGGCGAAAAGGCTAAAGTAGCAAGCAAAGAAATTGGGATAATGGATACTTGTAAAAAAAATAAGGCTATAGAAGAGATTGCTAAATTTGTTGTACAGCATAAAGACTTTATAATTAAGGCAAATGAAATTGATATTGAGAATGCAAGAAATAACTCTATGAAAGAAACACTTATTGATAGGTTACTCTTAACCGAGGATAGAATAAATTCTATGGCTAAGGCAGTAATGGAAATAGTGGCACTTGATGACCCTGTAGGGGAAGTTGATGCCATGTGGAAGAGACCAAATGGTTTAGAGATTGGACAGAAAAGAGTACCTTTAGGCGTAATAGGGATAATATATGAAGCACGTCCAAATGTGACATTGGATGCAGCGGCGTTGTGCTTAAAATCAGGAAATGCAGTGATTTTGAGAGGTGGAAGTGAGGCTATTAACTCTAATAAAGCAATTGTTGATATAATCAGAGATGCTCTTGAGAAAAGTGGTTTACCAAAAGATTCAGTACAGCTTATCCAAGATACCTCAAGGGAAACTACAAAAGAAATGATGAAAATGAATGAATATATTGATGTATTGATTCCAAGAGGAGGAGCAGGATTAATAAAGGCAGTTAAGGAAAACTCTTCTGTTCCTGTAATTGAAACTGGAACTGGGAATTGTCATGCTTATGTAGATGATTCCGCAGATTTTGAAATGGCATTAAATATAATTATTAATGCAAAGTGCAGTAGGCCATCTGTGTGCAATGCTTTGGAATCAATCCTAATTAATGAGAATATTGCTGAGAAGTTTGTGCCAGTGTTATGTGAGAAGTTAAGGGTAAATAAGGTCGAAATAAGGGGTTGTGAAAAGGTAAAGGCAATTTGCACAGACGTGGTTTCAGCAAGTGAAGAGGATTGGGCAAAAGAGTATTTAGATTATATAGTATCTGTAAAGATAGTGAACTCAATTGATGAAGCAATTCAGCATATAGATAAATATAGTACAGGACATTCCGAGACTATAATAACTAATAATTATCAGAATGCGCAGAGGTTTTTGAATGAGGTAAATTCAGCAGTAGTATACGTAAATGCATCAACGAGGTTTACAGATGGAGGCGAGATGGGATTTGGAGCTGAAATTGGAATAAGCACGCAGAAATTACATGCAAGAGGACCAATGGGATTGAAGCAACTTACTACTATAAAATATATTGTTTACGGAAATGGGCAAATAAGATAA
- the cls gene encoding cardiolipin synthase, producing the protein MTVVIIIFFITFIINLILGITIVILERQQPAKTIAWLLILLTLPPIGLILYIFLGRNWKISRLKDSSNTEAINTLVDSVIQNFPDKQYTPLIALLANNSHSPIFVNNEITIFKDGIEKFAVLKKELLKAKHHIHLEYYIFRDDSLGNEIKDILIKKSLEGVKVRFIIDKVGSSKLKRRTINELKNAGIELIIYTYILAPLVKWINTQINYRDHRKLVVIDGRIGFIGGINIGDEYIGKSKLGYWRDTHIMVKGDFVLGLQDAFFNDFKNIQKANTGLNFYEKDYLSYFPPSITAEKNYMQLVKSGPNSEFPSIMHGMIKMISMATKYVYISTPYFIPSESIMDALVLASLSGVEIKIIFPEKADHFLVNRASRSYLAELLRCGAKVYFYDSKNFIHSKTLTVDGMLATLGTANMDRRSFELNYELNAVIYDKKTTQKLDMLFIEDLKKCREFTLKEYENQNFFKKFIDSFARIFSALL; encoded by the coding sequence TTGACAGTTGTTATAATAATTTTCTTTATAACATTTATTATAAATCTAATATTAGGAATAACTATAGTTATATTAGAAAGGCAACAACCCGCTAAAACTATTGCTTGGTTATTAATATTGTTAACACTACCTCCCATCGGACTTATATTATATATATTTCTGGGGAGGAATTGGAAAATAAGCAGACTTAAAGATTCCTCTAATACAGAAGCTATAAACACATTAGTTGATTCAGTAATTCAAAACTTTCCAGATAAACAATATACCCCACTCATTGCACTTTTAGCTAATAACAGCCACTCACCTATATTTGTAAATAATGAAATAACTATATTTAAAGATGGAATAGAAAAATTTGCAGTTCTAAAAAAAGAACTATTAAAAGCTAAGCATCATATTCATTTAGAGTATTATATATTTAGAGATGATTCTCTTGGTAATGAAATTAAAGATATATTAATTAAAAAGTCCCTAGAAGGAGTAAAAGTTCGCTTTATTATTGATAAAGTTGGATCATCTAAATTGAAAAGAAGAACAATTAATGAACTAAAAAATGCTGGCATTGAACTAATTATATACACATATATATTGGCACCATTAGTAAAATGGATTAACACTCAAATCAATTATAGGGATCATAGAAAACTTGTTGTTATAGATGGTAGGATTGGTTTCATAGGCGGAATTAATATTGGAGATGAGTATATTGGTAAGAGTAAACTTGGTTACTGGAGAGATACTCATATTATGGTTAAAGGTGATTTCGTTTTAGGACTACAAGATGCTTTCTTTAATGACTTTAAGAATATACAAAAAGCAAATACAGGATTAAACTTTTACGAAAAAGACTACCTTAGTTACTTTCCACCTTCCATAACAGCTGAAAAAAATTACATGCAGCTAGTAAAAAGTGGCCCAAATTCTGAGTTTCCATCTATAATGCATGGTATGATAAAAATGATATCTATGGCTACTAAGTATGTATATATATCAACACCATACTTTATACCATCTGAAAGCATAATGGATGCCCTTGTATTAGCTTCCTTGAGTGGAGTTGAAATAAAAATTATATTTCCAGAAAAAGCTGATCATTTTTTAGTGAACCGTGCTTCTAGAAGTTACCTTGCAGAACTTCTTCGTTGTGGAGCTAAAGTATATTTTTATGATAGCAAGAATTTTATTCATTCTAAAACACTTACTGTTGATGGTATGTTGGCTACACTAGGAACTGCAAACATGGATAGACGCAGCTTTGAATTAAATTATGAACTTAATGCAGTAATTTATGATAAAAAAACCACCCAAAAGTTAGATATGCTATTTATTGAGGATTTAAAAAAATGTAGAGAATTCACCTTAAAAGAATATGAAAATCAGAATTTCTTCAAAAAATTTATCGATAGTTTTGCTAGAATATTTTCTGCACTCCTATAA
- a CDS encoding VanZ family protein — MSNYILYIDYFLYACTDEIHQLFVIGRNGCIRDVFIDTFGGSTYLVLAYIYNYLKKENNNDLGLIVSVLESLTMKQLILYFYRSAENILAKLSINFLKKF, encoded by the coding sequence ATGTCTAATTATATTCTCTATATTGATTATTTTTTATATGCTTGTACTGATGAAATACATCAGTTATTTGTAATAGGCAGAAATGGCTGTATAAGAGATGTGTTTATTGATACATTTGGTGGGTCAACATATTTAGTGTTAGCTTATATTTATAATTATCTTAAAAAAGAAAATAATAATGATTTGGGATTAATTGTTTCAGTATTAGAAAGTTTGACTATGAAACAATTAATCCTATATTTTTATAGGAGTGCAGAAAATATTCTAGCAAAACTATCGATAAATTTTTTGAAGAAATTCTGA
- a CDS encoding uracil-DNA glycosylase: protein MSINIHTDWLDLLNDEFSKEYYTKLRSFLANEYKHNAVYPNMYNIFQALNLTPYSEVKVVILGQDPYHGENQAHGLSFSVSPGVKIPPSLVNIYKELHTDLGCYIPNNGFLKKWAEQGVLLLNTSLTVRAGEANSHKNIGWEKFTDKIIELLNERKDPVVFILWGNNAISKEKIITNPIHYIIKSVHPSPLSASRGFFGSKPFSKTNKFLESINKPPIDWQIENI from the coding sequence ATGTCTATAAACATCCATACTGACTGGCTAGACCTACTTAACGATGAATTTTCTAAGGAGTATTATACAAAATTACGTTCTTTCTTAGCGAATGAATATAAACATAATGCTGTATATCCTAATATGTATAATATTTTTCAAGCACTGAATCTAACCCCATATTCAGAAGTAAAAGTTGTAATTCTTGGCCAAGATCCTTATCATGGTGAGAATCAAGCTCATGGATTAAGTTTTTCAGTAAGTCCTGGTGTTAAAATTCCACCATCATTGGTTAACATATACAAAGAGTTACATACTGATTTAGGATGCTATATTCCTAATAACGGTTTTTTAAAGAAATGGGCTGAGCAAGGTGTTCTACTTCTTAACACTTCGCTTACTGTAAGAGCTGGTGAAGCGAATTCCCACAAAAACATAGGTTGGGAAAAGTTTACGGATAAAATTATTGAATTGTTGAATGAGAGAAAAGATCCTGTAGTATTCATTTTATGGGGAAATAATGCTATATCAAAGGAAAAAATAATCACAAACCCTATTCATTATATAATAAAATCTGTGCATCCAAGTCCACTATCTGCTTCTAGAGGTTTTTTTGGTAGCAAACCTTTTTCTAAAACAAATAAATTTTTGGAGTCAATTAATAAACCCCCAATTGATTGGCAGATTGAGAATATATAA